The Acinetobacter pittii genome contains a region encoding:
- a CDS encoding GNAT family N-acetyltransferase, whose translation MGYPQPLTLIQEKFEILHNEASSQILIAEERGKIYGFLSLYFIPQIALQGDFAKICYLCVDENMRSKGVGHLLVQEAERLARQRGCDRMELHSGMQRPLAHQFYLREGYIEAPKYFRKALN comes from the coding sequence ATGGGGTACCCACAACCTCTTACTCTTATTCAAGAAAAATTTGAGATACTCCATAATGAAGCTAGCTCACAAATTTTGATTGCTGAAGAGAGGGGTAAAATTTATGGTTTTTTATCTCTCTACTTTATTCCGCAAATAGCTTTGCAAGGTGACTTTGCCAAAATATGTTATCTGTGTGTTGATGAGAATATGCGTAGCAAAGGTGTAGGGCATTTACTGGTCCAAGAAGCAGAAAGGTTAGCAAGACAACGTGGTTGTGACAGAATGGAACTTCATTCTGGAATGCAAAGACCTTTGGCACATCAATTTTACCTAAGAGAAGGCTATATCGAAGCGCCAAAGTATTTTCGTAAAGCTTTAAATTAA
- a CDS encoding OsmC family protein: MQTSVHWLENVAFEAKSDSGHSVIMDGSPEYGGENRGPRPMELILMGLGGCASFDIVTILKKSRQDVTNVVCNLKAERADAIPAVFTKIHLHFVVTGKAVKEKQVAKAVELSAEKYCSASKMLSDGGVEITHDFEIIEAE; encoded by the coding sequence ATGCAAACAAGTGTACATTGGCTAGAGAATGTTGCTTTTGAAGCGAAATCGGATAGTGGGCATAGTGTCATCATGGACGGCTCACCTGAGTATGGTGGTGAAAACCGTGGTCCACGTCCTATGGAATTGATATTAATGGGACTTGGTGGGTGTGCTTCGTTTGATATTGTGACCATTTTAAAGAAATCTCGCCAAGATGTGACGAATGTTGTATGTAATTTAAAAGCTGAGCGTGCTGACGCAATTCCGGCTGTGTTTACTAAAATCCACTTACATTTTGTGGTAACTGGTAAAGCTGTGAAAGAAAAGCAGGTTGCAAAAGCAGTTGAATTGTCTGCCGAGAAATATTGTTCAGCAAGTAAAATGCTTTCCGATGGTGGTGTTGAAATTACACATGACTTCGAAATTATTGAAGCGGAATAA
- the crp gene encoding cAMP-activated global transcriptional regulator CRP has translation MTSNFSQLSTDALSPGQLPESVKALLKRAHINRYPKRTTIVDAGTESKSLYLILKGSVSIILREDDEREIVVAYLNPGDFFGEMGLFEPNPQRTAEVRTRDVCEIAEISYDNFHELSKQYPDLSYAVFAQLVRRLKNTTRKMTDLAFIDVSGRIARCLIDLSSQPEAMILPNGRQIRITRQEIGRIVGCSREMVGRVLKTLEDQGMIQTDGKAILIFDASLEENTVSDDDYDDEE, from the coding sequence ATGACTTCAAATTTTTCACAACTCAGCACAGATGCTTTATCTCCGGGGCAACTACCTGAATCCGTTAAAGCATTGTTAAAACGTGCTCACATCAACAGATATCCAAAACGAACCACAATTGTTGATGCCGGAACAGAGTCAAAATCTTTATATTTAATTTTAAAAGGCTCAGTTTCAATTATTTTACGTGAAGATGATGAACGTGAAATTGTTGTTGCGTATTTAAATCCGGGCGATTTCTTTGGGGAAATGGGGCTTTTCGAACCGAACCCTCAACGTACAGCCGAAGTTCGTACTCGCGATGTCTGCGAAATTGCAGAAATTTCATATGACAACTTCCACGAACTTAGCAAACAATATCCAGATTTAAGTTATGCTGTTTTTGCACAATTAGTTCGCCGTCTAAAAAATACGACACGTAAAATGACAGATCTTGCGTTCATTGATGTGTCTGGTCGTATTGCACGTTGTTTAATCGATCTATCTTCTCAGCCAGAAGCAATGATTTTGCCAAACGGTCGTCAAATTCGTATTACTCGTCAAGAAATTGGCCGTATTGTGGGATGTTCACGTGAGATGGTTGGCCGTGTACTCAAAACCTTAGAAGATCAAGGTATGATCCAAACTGATGGTAAAGCCATTCTTATTTTTGATGCATCATTAGAAGAAAACACTGTTTCTGATGATGACTACGACGATGAAGAATAA
- the tas gene encoding NADP(H)-dependent aldo-keto reductase, translated as MQFNPLSRTGLKLPEICLGTMTFGEQNSQQEAFEQLNYALANGLYFWDTAEMYSVPPKPETYGATETIIGNWFAQHGQRDKVFLASKIAGPGFGGTHIREGHTRFNSDHIAKALDGSLKRLQTDYIDLYQLHWPERHTNFFGTLAYGNQQAENDYDTTPLEETLLALQEEINRGRIRYIGLSNETPWGTMKFLHLAEKLGVSKFVSVQNPYSLLNRTYEIGMSEIAKYEDVGLLAYSPLAFGYLTGKFRNGARPANARVTLFPRFSRYSNPQSEWATEQYAQLAEKHGLSLTQMALAFIKQQFFVTSTIIGATNLDQLKENIQAFEIELPSEVLKGIEAIHTQQPNPAP; from the coding sequence ATGCAATTTAACCCACTTAGTCGCACAGGCCTTAAACTTCCAGAAATTTGTTTAGGCACCATGACATTTGGCGAGCAAAACTCCCAACAAGAAGCTTTTGAACAACTCAATTACGCCTTGGCCAATGGTCTATATTTTTGGGATACGGCAGAGATGTATTCTGTTCCGCCAAAACCTGAAACTTATGGCGCAACTGAAACGATTATTGGCAATTGGTTTGCCCAACACGGACAACGCGATAAAGTTTTTCTCGCATCTAAAATTGCAGGTCCGGGCTTTGGAGGAACACACATCCGAGAAGGCCATACGCGCTTTAACAGCGACCACATTGCCAAAGCCCTAGATGGTTCACTTAAACGCCTCCAAACGGACTATATCGATCTTTATCAACTGCATTGGCCTGAACGTCATACCAACTTTTTCGGTACGCTCGCTTATGGCAATCAGCAAGCTGAAAATGATTACGACACAACACCTCTAGAAGAAACATTACTCGCCCTACAAGAAGAGATTAATCGCGGACGCATTCGCTATATTGGTTTATCAAATGAAACCCCGTGGGGCACTATGAAATTTTTACATTTGGCCGAAAAGCTAGGTGTCAGTAAATTTGTAAGTGTTCAAAACCCATATAGCCTGCTTAACCGTACTTATGAAATAGGTATGTCAGAAATTGCTAAATATGAAGATGTCGGCTTGCTCGCCTACTCTCCTCTGGCTTTTGGTTACCTAACGGGTAAGTTTAGAAATGGCGCTCGTCCTGCTAATGCTCGTGTAACACTATTTCCGCGTTTTAGCCGCTACAGCAACCCTCAAAGCGAATGGGCGACTGAACAATACGCACAGCTAGCAGAAAAGCATGGGCTAAGCTTAACTCAAATGGCCTTAGCTTTTATTAAACAACAATTCTTTGTGACAAGCACAATTATTGGTGCCACTAATTTAGATCAACTCAAAGAAAATATTCAGGCATTTGAGATTGAACTACCAAGTGAAGTTCTAAAAGGTATTGAGGCCATCCATACCCAACAGCCCAACCCTGCTCCTTAA
- a CDS encoding M48 family metallopeptidase: MNKKLFLSLCAASVMTISGCATVADMAGADTATLNAQSAQGFNKMVQEARGKGALDTSSSTYNRINAVFNRLKPYANQMNQTGQPFSWQLAVLKSDTINAYVAPGGKVVFYTGIVNKLNLTDAEIAAVMGHEMTHALEEHAKSKIGAQALTDLALGIGLSYAGNNVGQLGTAAAQLGTQVGVGLPYSRSLESRADQGGLMLMARAGYNPNAAITLWEKMNKLEGGGGSSFLSTHPSNSQRIGDMRKNLPAAMAVYNSRR; the protein is encoded by the coding sequence ATGAATAAAAAACTCTTTTTAAGCTTGTGTGCGGCAAGTGTGATGACCATTTCTGGCTGTGCAACAGTAGCAGACATGGCAGGCGCAGATACTGCAACCTTAAATGCTCAATCTGCTCAAGGTTTTAATAAGATGGTGCAGGAAGCACGTGGTAAGGGTGCTCTCGATACAAGCTCTAGTACATATAACCGTATTAATGCTGTATTCAACCGTTTAAAACCATATGCGAACCAGATGAATCAGACTGGTCAACCATTTAGCTGGCAGTTAGCGGTGTTGAAATCAGATACGATTAACGCTTACGTTGCACCTGGTGGCAAGGTAGTGTTCTATACAGGTATTGTGAATAAATTGAACCTGACAGATGCTGAAATTGCAGCTGTTATGGGTCATGAAATGACACATGCTTTAGAAGAGCATGCAAAAAGTAAAATCGGTGCACAAGCTTTAACTGATTTAGCTCTTGGTATCGGTTTAAGCTATGCGGGTAATAATGTAGGCCAGCTTGGTACTGCTGCTGCTCAGTTAGGTACACAAGTAGGTGTGGGTTTACCATATTCTCGTAGCTTGGAAAGTCGTGCTGACCAAGGTGGTTTAATGTTGATGGCGCGTGCAGGCTATAATCCAAATGCTGCTATTACACTTTGGGAAAAAATGAATAAGCTTGAAGGTGGCGGTGGTTCATCATTCTTGTCTACTCACCCATCTAACTCTCAACGTATTGGCGATATGCGTAAAAACCTACCTGCGGCAATGGCAGTTTATAATAGCCGCAGATAA
- the purA gene encoding adenylosuccinate synthase, translated as MGKNVVVLGTQWGDEGKGKIVDLLTDQAAAVVRYQGGHNAGHTLVVGGKKTVLHLIPSGILRENVLCLIGNGVVLSPAALIEEMGILEAEGVPVKERLRISPNCPLILPNHIALDQAREKKRGNAKIGTTGRGIGPAYEDKVARRAVRVADLVRGGAALEEKLQEMLELHNFQLTQFYGVEAVKFEDVLALCNQWREVLAPLVIDVTKVLHDYRKEGKAVMFEGAQGSLLDIDHGTYPYVTSSNTTAGGVSSGSGMGPLHLDYVLGITKAYTTRVGAGPFPTELVYDAAADSGDPIGKHLGTVGHEFGASTGRQRRCGWFDAEILRRSVDVNSLSGICLTKLDVLDGLEEVKICVGYENTDSGCVGSSDAVSFECLKPIYETMPGWSESTVGLTSIDQLPANALAYVKRIEQLIECPIDIVSTGPDRAETIVLRHPFSA; from the coding sequence ATGGGCAAAAATGTTGTGGTACTTGGTACCCAATGGGGCGACGAAGGTAAAGGTAAAATCGTCGACCTGCTCACAGATCAGGCGGCTGCGGTAGTACGTTATCAAGGCGGACATAACGCAGGTCATACTCTTGTCGTAGGTGGTAAAAAGACTGTATTGCACCTCATTCCATCAGGCATTTTACGTGAAAACGTATTGTGCTTAATTGGTAATGGTGTAGTACTTTCACCAGCCGCGTTAATTGAAGAAATGGGAATTTTGGAAGCGGAAGGTGTTCCTGTTAAAGAACGTCTACGTATTTCTCCAAACTGTCCACTCATTTTGCCTAACCACATTGCACTTGATCAGGCACGTGAGAAGAAACGTGGTAATGCTAAAATCGGTACTACAGGTCGTGGTATTGGTCCTGCATACGAAGATAAAGTGGCTCGCCGTGCAGTGCGTGTTGCTGACCTTGTTCGTGGTGGCGCGGCATTAGAAGAAAAACTTCAAGAAATGCTTGAGTTACATAACTTCCAGTTAACTCAGTTCTACGGTGTAGAAGCTGTTAAATTTGAAGATGTATTGGCTCTTTGCAACCAATGGCGTGAAGTACTTGCTCCATTAGTGATTGATGTTACTAAAGTGTTGCATGACTATCGCAAAGAAGGTAAGGCTGTAATGTTTGAAGGAGCTCAAGGCTCACTTCTAGACATCGACCACGGTACTTATCCGTATGTTACAAGTTCAAATACAACTGCTGGTGGCGTAAGCTCCGGTTCAGGTATGGGACCTTTACATCTTGATTATGTATTAGGTATTACTAAAGCTTATACAACACGTGTAGGTGCTGGTCCATTCCCAACTGAATTAGTTTACGATGCAGCTGCTGATTCTGGTGACCCAATTGGTAAACACCTAGGTACAGTTGGTCATGAATTTGGTGCTTCTACTGGCCGTCAACGTCGTTGTGGTTGGTTTGACGCTGAAATTCTTCGCCGTTCTGTAGATGTAAACTCTCTTTCAGGTATTTGCTTAACTAAACTTGACGTTTTAGATGGTTTAGAAGAAGTGAAAATCTGTGTGGGTTATGAAAATACAGATTCAGGTTGTGTAGGTTCTTCAGATGCGGTTTCTTTTGAATGCTTGAAGCCAATCTATGAAACTATGCCTGGTTGGAGCGAGTCGACTGTTGGTTTAACTAGTATCGATCAATTACCGGCAAATGCTTTGGCTTATGTTAAGCGTATTGAACAATTAATCGAATGTCCGATTGATATCGTTTCAACTGGTCCAGACCGTGCGGAAACAATCGTTTTACGTCACCCATTCTCTGCTTAA
- the hisZ gene encoding ATP phosphoribosyltransferase regulatory subunit — translation MTISETWLLPDGVADVLPEQAQVIEKLRREALDFLAVRGYQLVYTPFIEYIESLSSLSESNQDLDLVTFKVIDQLSGRLLGVRADMTPQVARIDAHVRPVEGVARYCYSGTVLHTKPQNFNATRAPLQLGAELYGHDSIEADVEMVDVMLGLIENIYTLQGAHLDLGHVGLFRSLVKCAGLSKNEEHELSDLYQRKALPELAEFTQNLNMGSDFYALGRYSSDLEALQANLSANILQDAEFKSALDALKTTLAQIKGRWPNLNIGIDVVELRSYHYHTGLMYAVYAPNRAAPLAQGGRYDGIGEHFGRARPATGFSCDLYALGANQFAEIETVVAPKGSEQDLLSAISNARAQGLRVVQLLGNDDLSSIPYATHQLVSQNGQWNIEKI, via the coding sequence ATGACCATTTCAGAGACATGGTTGCTGCCTGACGGGGTAGCAGATGTATTGCCGGAACAGGCGCAAGTCATTGAAAAACTTCGCCGTGAAGCTTTAGATTTCCTCGCGGTACGAGGTTATCAATTGGTATATACACCATTTATCGAATACATCGAATCGTTGTCTTCATTATCAGAATCAAATCAAGACTTAGATTTAGTAACTTTTAAGGTCATTGATCAGCTCTCAGGCCGTTTACTCGGTGTTCGTGCTGATATGACGCCACAAGTTGCACGTATCGATGCACATGTAAGACCAGTTGAAGGCGTTGCACGTTACTGTTATTCAGGGACTGTATTACATACTAAACCACAAAATTTCAATGCCACACGTGCACCTCTACAATTAGGTGCAGAGTTATACGGGCATGACAGTATCGAAGCTGATGTCGAAATGGTCGATGTTATGCTGGGGTTGATCGAGAACATCTATACTTTACAAGGCGCGCATTTAGATTTGGGTCATGTAGGGTTGTTCCGCAGTTTAGTAAAATGTGCTGGACTGTCAAAAAATGAAGAGCATGAGCTTTCAGATCTTTATCAAAGAAAAGCGTTACCAGAGTTAGCTGAATTTACTCAAAACCTCAATATGGGTTCTGATTTCTATGCACTTGGCCGTTATTCTAGTGATCTAGAAGCATTGCAGGCGAATTTAAGTGCAAACATCTTACAAGATGCTGAATTTAAGTCAGCATTAGATGCACTTAAAACTACACTTGCGCAAATTAAAGGCCGTTGGCCAAATCTCAATATCGGTATTGATGTTGTAGAGCTACGCAGTTATCACTATCACACTGGCTTAATGTATGCAGTCTATGCACCGAACCGTGCTGCACCTTTAGCACAGGGTGGCCGTTACGATGGTATTGGTGAGCACTTTGGTCGTGCACGTCCTGCTACTGGCTTTAGTTGTGATTTATATGCCTTAGGTGCAAATCAGTTCGCCGAAATCGAAACTGTTGTTGCTCCAAAAGGCTCAGAACAGGATTTACTCTCAGCAATTTCGAATGCACGCGCTCAAGGTTTACGTGTAGTTCAATTGTTAGGTAATGATGATTTAAGTTCTATTCCATATGCGACCCATCAACTCGTGTCGCAAAATGGACAATGGAATATTGAAAAGATTTAA
- the epD gene encoding type I glyceraldehyde-3-phosphate dehydrogenase, with amino-acid sequence MQRIAINGFGRIGRNVLRAWFESPKQFHFEIVAINDIADVQTLVHLFKYDSTHGRFNGNVDILIENEKVFLNIQSNQRTLKVEVLKQKQPELLPWSSLDIDVVLECTGLFRSHADATRHLQAGAKRVIIGAAPFDHVDAAIVYGVNHNEVKVTDQIISSVSCTTQALVPLVKIIDDAFGIETALMTEIHAMTADQSVLDHAHRDLRRARASGQNIIPTTSSALGALKRVMPKMEDRIDGYSIRVPTINVAAIDLTFIAQSPITVHHINELLIKASQTDYAEIMAVTDEPLVSSDFNHSPYSLIVDLTQTMVVGHQAKVFAWYDNEWGYANRLLDLCDSF; translated from the coding sequence ATGCAACGTATCGCCATTAATGGGTTTGGTCGGATTGGACGTAATGTTTTACGTGCCTGGTTCGAAAGCCCAAAACAATTTCATTTTGAAATCGTGGCGATTAACGATATAGCAGATGTCCAGACGTTAGTGCATTTATTTAAATATGATTCTACGCATGGCCGTTTCAATGGAAATGTAGACATATTGATTGAAAATGAAAAAGTTTTTCTGAATATTCAGTCAAATCAACGAACGCTAAAAGTTGAGGTTTTAAAGCAGAAACAACCTGAACTTTTACCATGGTCTAGTTTAGATATTGATGTGGTACTTGAGTGTACGGGACTGTTCCGTTCTCATGCGGATGCGACACGTCATCTACAAGCAGGGGCGAAGCGGGTTATTATTGGGGCAGCACCTTTTGATCATGTCGATGCAGCCATTGTTTATGGTGTGAACCATAATGAAGTCAAAGTGACTGATCAGATCATATCAAGTGTTTCATGTACTACTCAGGCTTTGGTTCCATTAGTAAAAATCATTGATGACGCTTTCGGTATTGAAACTGCACTTATGACAGAAATTCATGCAATGACGGCAGATCAATCTGTTCTTGACCACGCACATCGTGATTTACGTCGCGCTAGAGCTTCAGGGCAAAATATTATCCCGACCACGTCAAGTGCACTCGGTGCATTAAAACGTGTTATGCCTAAGATGGAAGACCGTATTGATGGTTATTCAATTCGGGTACCGACTATTAACGTAGCTGCAATTGACTTAACTTTTATCGCGCAATCTCCAATTACTGTGCATCATATTAATGAGTTACTCATTAAAGCATCTCAAACAGACTATGCAGAAATTATGGCAGTAACAGATGAGCCATTGGTTTCAAGTGATTTTAATCATTCACCTTATTCACTGATTGTTGATTTAACTCAGACTATGGTTGTGGGGCATCAAGCTAAAGTATTTGCTTGGTATGATAATGAATGGGGTTATGCAAACCGATTATTAGATCTGTGTGATTCTTTCTAA
- the alaS gene encoding alanine--tRNA ligase: MTSAEIREAFLRYFETQGHTRVASSSLVPANDPTLLFTNAGMNQFKDCFLGLEKRDYVRATTSQKCVRAGGKHNDLDNVGYTARHHTFFEMLGNFSFGDYFKRDALKFAWEFLTSEQWLALPKDKLYATVYHTDDEAYDIWNKEIGLAPERIIRIGDNKGEKYASDNFWAMGDTGPCGPCSEIFFDHGDHIWGGLPGSPEEDGDRFIEIWNNVFMQFNRTADGVLHPLPAPSVDTGMGLERISAVLQHVNSNYDIDLFQHLLKAAANIIGIEDQGQPSLRVVADHARSCCFLIADGVNPSNEGRGYVLRRIIRRAVRHGNKLGATGTFFYKMLQPLIEVMGDAYPELAARKDVIEATLIREEEQFAKTLEQGLKLLEGELAQLKDKTIPGATVFKLYDTYGFPTDLTADIARERDFIIDEAGFEVEMAAQRQRARDAGKFAVDYNNIVKVEGETQFDGYINTIGQGQIVAIYKDGVQVDEVSEGDEALIVLNQTPFYAESGGQIGDTGIFKNETGIFEVQDTKKSGGAFVHQGIVTVGSLKADQNVEAIVKADIREATARNHSATHLLHAALRQILGSHVQQKGSLVASDILRFDFANDQPVTFEQLQQVERLVNAEIIANSAVTTELLDIEAAKAKGAMMLFGEKYGDEVRVLSMGSIIDEKNFSIELCGGIHVKRTGDIGLFKITSEGGVAAGVRRIEAVTGTKALDVVQKTDADIQHINGLLKAQKDQTVERVQANVELVSALQKQIEQLNQKLANFQASELIDQVQTIAGRQTLITTVQGVDAKSLRNLHDSVKSKLENAVIVLAGVEGDKVSLLASVASQYTATLKAGDIIKHLATELGGKGGGKPDLAQGGAPLNEKFGQVIAALPAWLEQK; the protein is encoded by the coding sequence ATGACATCTGCTGAAATTCGTGAAGCATTTTTGCGCTACTTTGAAACGCAAGGGCATACACGTGTCGCGTCGAGTTCTCTTGTTCCTGCCAACGACCCAACTTTATTATTTACAAATGCTGGGATGAACCAGTTTAAAGACTGCTTTTTAGGTCTTGAGAAGCGTGACTATGTACGTGCAACAACATCACAAAAATGTGTACGTGCTGGTGGTAAACACAATGACTTAGACAACGTTGGTTACACTGCTCGTCACCATACATTCTTTGAAATGTTAGGTAATTTCTCATTTGGTGATTATTTCAAACGTGATGCACTTAAATTCGCATGGGAATTTTTAACCAGCGAACAATGGCTTGCTTTACCAAAAGATAAACTTTATGCCACGGTTTACCACACCGATGACGAAGCTTACGACATCTGGAACAAAGAAATCGGTTTAGCGCCAGAACGTATTATCCGTATTGGTGATAATAAAGGCGAAAAATACGCATCTGACAACTTCTGGGCAATGGGTGATACTGGCCCATGTGGTCCATGTTCTGAGATTTTCTTTGACCATGGTGATCACATTTGGGGTGGTTTACCAGGCTCACCTGAAGAAGACGGTGACCGTTTCATTGAAATCTGGAACAACGTTTTCATGCAGTTTAACCGTACTGCTGATGGCGTGCTTCATCCTCTCCCTGCTCCATCTGTTGATACAGGTATGGGCTTAGAGCGTATCTCTGCTGTATTGCAACATGTTAATTCAAACTACGATATTGACCTGTTCCAACACTTATTAAAAGCTGCTGCCAACATTATTGGTATTGAAGACCAAGGTCAGCCTTCTTTACGTGTTGTTGCAGACCATGCACGTTCATGTTGTTTCCTCATTGCTGATGGTGTAAACCCAAGTAATGAAGGTCGCGGTTATGTACTTCGCCGTATTATCCGCCGCGCTGTGCGTCACGGCAATAAACTTGGTGCAACTGGTACGTTCTTCTACAAAATGTTGCAGCCTTTAATTGAAGTTATGGGCGATGCATATCCAGAACTTGCAGCTCGTAAAGATGTGATTGAAGCAACTTTAATTCGTGAAGAAGAACAGTTCGCTAAAACACTTGAGCAAGGCTTAAAACTACTTGAAGGTGAGCTTGCTCAATTAAAAGATAAGACGATTCCTGGTGCCACTGTATTTAAACTTTACGACACTTACGGCTTCCCGACAGACTTAACTGCTGATATTGCACGTGAACGTGACTTTATTATTGACGAAGCTGGTTTTGAAGTAGAAATGGCAGCACAGCGTCAACGTGCTCGTGATGCTGGTAAGTTTGCAGTTGACTACAACAACATTGTAAAAGTTGAAGGCGAAACTCAGTTTGACGGTTACATCAACACCATTGGTCAAGGTCAAATTGTAGCGATCTATAAAGATGGCGTACAAGTTGACGAAGTTTCTGAAGGTGATGAAGCACTTATCGTTTTAAACCAAACTCCTTTCTATGCTGAAAGTGGTGGTCAGATTGGCGATACAGGTATCTTCAAAAATGAAACTGGTATTTTTGAAGTTCAAGATACTAAAAAGTCAGGTGGTGCCTTTGTTCATCAAGGTATTGTGACTGTGGGTAGTCTTAAAGCAGATCAAAACGTTGAAGCAATTGTTAAAGCAGACATTCGTGAAGCAACTGCACGTAACCACTCTGCAACTCACCTATTACATGCTGCCCTTCGTCAAATCTTAGGTTCACATGTACAACAAAAAGGTTCTTTAGTTGCAAGCGATATCTTACGTTTCGACTTTGCTAATGACCAACCTGTAACTTTTGAACAGTTACAACAAGTTGAGCGTTTAGTGAATGCAGAAATTATTGCAAACAGTGCTGTAACAACCGAACTTCTTGACATTGAAGCTGCAAAAGCTAAAGGTGCCATGATGTTGTTCGGTGAAAAATATGGTGATGAAGTACGTGTACTTTCTATGGGTTCAATTATTGATGAGAAAAACTTCTCAATTGAACTTTGTGGTGGTATCCACGTTAAACGTACAGGTGATATTGGTTTATTCAAAATCACTTCTGAAGGTGGTGTAGCTGCTGGTGTACGTCGTATTGAAGCTGTTACAGGTACTAAAGCGCTAGATGTAGTACAAAAAACTGATGCTGATATCCAGCACATTAATGGCTTATTAAAAGCACAGAAAGACCAAACTGTTGAGCGTGTACAAGCCAATGTTGAATTGGTTTCTGCATTACAAAAGCAGATTGAACAGCTCAATCAGAAATTGGCAAACTTCCAAGCGTCAGAATTGATTGATCAGGTACAAACCATTGCTGGTCGTCAAACGCTTATTACCACTGTCCAAGGTGTAGATGCAAAATCACTTCGCAACTTACACGACAGTGTTAAATCGAAATTAGAGAATGCAGTTATTGTGTTAGCTGGTGTAGAGGGTGACAAAGTCAGCCTACTTGCTTCAGTTGCATCACAATACACTGCAACTCTAAAAGCAGGTGACATCATCAAACATCTAGCAACCGAGTTAGGTGGTAAAGGTGGTGGTAAACCTGACTTAGCACAAGGTGGCGCGCCACTTAACGAGAAGTTTGGACAAGTTATCGCAGCATTACCTGCATGGCTTGAACAAAAATAA
- a CDS encoding tyrosine-type recombinase/integrase has translation MALTEVWLKANNGKARDKVEEIADRDSMSVRISPKGKIVFQLRYRFAGKAERLDLGTYPHMSLKDARMKAGEMRSLLDKGMNPKVEVRVQQQKYIDASTFEEVFNDWYESYCLKKKTSAQQIRNTFEQHVIPEVGDLPVDRITLQQWLALLEELADDVPSIADRVLTNAKQVLKWAKKRQLLEVNVLSDIYAKEDLGIERNRGTRFLSDEEIKMVLMAIEESNILPKNKIFLKLCLMFGCRNGELRKAKKTDFDLNRKVWIVPVINNKTGKKTGREIIRPILPEMEALIVEAFEYSSCEYFLTNDSEETPMSHGSSNSLPGYLMERLRRHHDYHMKHWSLHDLRRTARTNFSAFTSRDVAQLMIGHVMSGEQGTYDYYEYLPQQTEAYAKWLEKLKELTEE, from the coding sequence ATGGCTTTAACTGAAGTGTGGCTGAAAGCTAATAACGGCAAGGCACGTGATAAAGTTGAAGAAATAGCAGATCGGGACTCAATGAGTGTCAGGATCTCACCTAAAGGGAAAATTGTTTTTCAGCTTCGGTACCGTTTTGCTGGAAAAGCCGAACGCTTAGATCTGGGCACCTACCCTCATATGTCACTCAAAGATGCACGCATGAAAGCTGGCGAAATGCGGTCACTTTTAGATAAAGGAATGAATCCTAAAGTTGAGGTTCGTGTACAGCAGCAAAAATACATTGATGCCAGCACATTTGAAGAAGTTTTTAATGACTGGTATGAAAGTTATTGCCTGAAGAAGAAAACTTCTGCCCAGCAAATTAGGAATACCTTTGAGCAGCATGTAATTCCTGAAGTTGGCGATTTACCAGTTGATCGCATTACTTTACAGCAATGGTTGGCCTTACTTGAAGAGTTGGCGGATGATGTGCCTTCAATTGCAGATCGCGTATTAACGAATGCAAAACAGGTTCTGAAGTGGGCCAAAAAAAGACAACTACTTGAAGTAAATGTTCTATCTGATATCTATGCTAAGGAAGATCTAGGTATAGAGCGAAACAGAGGAACAAGATTTCTTTCTGATGAAGAAATTAAGATGGTTTTGATGGCTATTGAAGAATCAAATATTTTGCCTAAAAACAAAATTTTCTTAAAACTATGTTTAATGTTTGGCTGCCGTAATGGTGAGCTTAGAAAAGCTAAAAAGACAGATTTTGATTTAAATAGAAAGGTCTGGATTGTACCGGTGATTAACAACAAGACTGGTAAGAAAACTGGTCGTGAAATCATTCGCCCTATTTTGCCTGAAATGGAGGCATTAATTGTTGAAGCTTTTGAATATAGCTCTTGTGAGTACTTCTTAACTAATGACAGTGAAGAAACACCTATGAGTCATGGATCCTCTAATTCATTACCTGGTTACTTAATGGAGCGACTCAGAAGACATCATGACTATCATATGAAGCATTGGTCTCTTCATGACCTAAGAAGAACAGCACGTACTAATTTCAGTGCTTTTACATCGCGTGATGTAGCACAACTCATGATTGGCCATGTAATGTCAGGTGAACAAGGTACTTATGATTATTACGAATATTTACCACAGCAAACAGAAGCATATGCAAAGT